Proteins encoded together in one Lathyrus oleraceus cultivar Zhongwan6 chromosome 5, CAAS_Psat_ZW6_1.0, whole genome shotgun sequence window:
- the LOC127087217 gene encoding transcription factor MYB46 gives MRKPETFTKKTDIIKKKLRKGLWSPEEDEKLMNYMVRNNGQGCWSDVARNAGLERCGKSCRLRWINYLRPDLKRGAFSNQEEELIIHLHSLLGNRWSQIAARLPGRTDNEIKNFWNSTIKKRLKSMSSTTTTTSTSPNASDESSSPEPNKEINILGFSGQYHQHANFNHYTMNVPIFASSSPSRNTIFNTANIDTLPMLQHSGYLNTAFTLPCFSQSHQVDIKDCYFENGGVHGNVCKSENVSIDYAFDDMNNILSNCNIIDSNNDNKSGVVENLFQEQLNFGEWDFEELMKDVSSFTSFDYSF, from the exons ATGAGAAAGCCAGAGACTTTTACGAAAAAGACCGATATCATTAAGAAGAAGCTTAGGAAAGGTTTGTGGTCACCGGAAGAAGATGAGAAGCTTATGAACTACATGGTAAGGAATAATGGACAAGGTTGTTGGAGTGATGTAGCAAGAAATGCTGGATTGGAAAGGTGCGGCAAAAGTTGTAGATTAAGATGGATTAATTACTTGAGACCTGATCTTAAAAGAGGTGCTTTTTCAAATCAAGAAGAAGAACTCATCATTCATTTGCATTCCCTTCTCGGAAACAG ATGGTCACAAATAGCAGCACGTTTACCCGGGAGAACAGACAATGAGATAAAAAACTTTTGGAATTCAACCATAAAGAAAAGGCTCAAGAGCATGTCTTCTACTACGACAACAACCTCAACTTCACCGAATGCAAGTGATGAATCGTCCTCGCCCGAGCCTAACAAAGAGATCAATATACTAGGGTTTTCTGGACAATATCATCAACATGCAAATTTCAACCACTACACGATGAATGTGCCTATCTTCGCTTCATCGTCTCCTTCGCGGAACACAATTTTCAATACTGCGAATATTGACACATTGCCTATGCTGCAGCATAGTGGATACTTAAACACTGCATTTACACTGCCATGCTTTTCACAAAGTCATCAAGTTGATATTAAAGATTGTTATTTTGAAAATGGTGGAGTACACGGGAATGTGTGCAAGAGTGAGAATGTCAGTATTGATTATGCTTTTGATGACATGAACAATATTCTTAGTAACTGCAATATTATTGACAGCAATAATGATAATAAAAGTGGGGTAGTGGAGAATTTATTTCAAGAACAATTGAACTTTGGAGAGTGGGATTTTGAGGAGTTGATGAAAGATGTTTCCTCTTTTACTTCTTTTGATTATTCATTCTGA